The following coding sequences are from one Saprospiraceae bacterium window:
- a CDS encoding NAD(P)H-binding protein: protein MKKVIILGASGSLAPYVIEALKQLQNVEITLFVRNKSRLSNSVAEGCTVIEGDAMNYNSVKNAITGHQIVYVNLAGNLETMTTNIVNAMDETGIKRIIAISSIGIYKTPLKSVLIPYRKLADIIEASNLDYTILRPDWFTNDSEVDYALTQKGETETGTAISRKSIAAFISTIIDKPELHIKENLGISKPN from the coding sequence ATGAAAAAGGTAATCATCCTTGGAGCAAGCGGAAGCCTTGCTCCCTATGTAATTGAGGCGTTGAAGCAATTGCAAAATGTAGAGATTACATTATTTGTAAGAAACAAAAGCAGACTTTCAAACAGTGTTGCCGAAGGCTGCACTGTGATTGAAGGTGATGCAATGAATTACAATAGCGTAAAAAATGCAATTACGGGTCATCAAATCGTTTATGTAAATCTTGCTGGTAATTTAGAAACAATGACAACTAACATTGTCAACGCAATGGACGAAACGGGTATTAAACGAATTATTGCCATCAGTTCTATTGGAATTTACAAAACACCTTTAAAATCTGTTTTAATTCCATACAGAAAATTAGCTGACATAATTGAAGCATCTAATCTTGACTACACCATTTTAAGACCTGATTGGTTTACCAATGACAGCGAAGTGGATTATGCGTTAACTCAAAAAGGAGAAACCGAAACAGGGACAGCTATTTCAAGAAAAAGTATTGCAGCATTTATTTCGACCATTATTGACAAACCTGAACTGCATATAAAAGAGAATTTAGGTATTAGTAAACCAAATTAA
- a CDS encoding NAD(P)-dependent alcohol dehydrogenase translates to MEAKQIKAYGTGASTQPLQEMKIERRATTPHDVEIEILFCGICHSDLHQVKNDFGGAIYPIVPGHEIVGRVTAVGNHVTKFKVGDLAGVGCIVDTCRTCNPCKDGFEQFCEEGMTFSFNSIDKTYGGHTFGGYSESIVTDEKYVLTIPKTLDLASAAPLLCAGITVYSPLNHWKIGQGSKVGILGIGGLGHVAIKIAKAMGAFVTVFTTSQSKVDDAKRLGADDAVLSSDPEQMKKYAGKLNFIIDTVSAKHDVNIYLNQLTVDGSMVLVGLPPEPLAISAFNVIKGRRSFAGSNIGGIAETQEMLDFCAKHNITADIELIKIQDVNTAYTRLEKGDVHYRFVIDMASLKS, encoded by the coding sequence AGGAGCATCTACACAGCCTTTGCAAGAAATGAAAATTGAACGTAGAGCCACAACTCCACATGATGTAGAAATTGAAATCCTATTTTGTGGCATTTGTCATTCCGACTTGCACCAAGTAAAAAACGATTTTGGTGGGGCAATCTATCCGATAGTTCCTGGGCATGAAATTGTAGGACGAGTTACTGCTGTTGGTAATCACGTTACCAAGTTCAAGGTGGGTGACTTAGCAGGAGTTGGTTGTATTGTTGACACTTGCAGAACATGCAATCCTTGTAAAGACGGCTTTGAACAATTCTGCGAAGAAGGAATGACTTTTTCATTCAACTCCATTGACAAAACTTATGGTGGACATACGTTTGGCGGCTATTCAGAAAGTATTGTAACTGATGAAAAATATGTTCTAACCATTCCGAAAACTTTAGACTTAGCTTCTGCCGCACCGTTGCTTTGTGCTGGAATTACAGTTTATTCTCCGCTAAATCATTGGAAAATTGGACAGGGAAGTAAAGTTGGAATATTAGGCATTGGTGGATTAGGGCACGTTGCCATTAAAATTGCGAAAGCAATGGGTGCTTTTGTTACCGTGTTCACTACCTCACAATCAAAAGTTGACGATGCAAAAAGATTAGGTGCAGATGATGCTGTTCTATCTTCTGATCCTGAACAAATGAAAAAATACGCTGGCAAACTCAATTTTATTATAGACACTGTTTCTGCCAAACACGATGTAAATATTTACCTAAACCAACTTACAGTTGATGGCAGTATGGTCTTGGTTGGCTTGCCACCAGAGCCACTTGCAATTAGTGCATTTAATGTAATAAAAGGACGCAGAAGTTTTGCAGGTTCAAACATTGGAGGCATTGCAGAAACACAGGAAATGTTAGACTTCTGTGCTAAACACAACATTACTGCTGACATTGAACTGATAAAAATTCAAGATGTCAATACAGCATATACAAGATTAGAAAAAGGAGATGTGCATTACAGATTTGTAATTGACATGGCTTCGCTTAAAAGTTAG